The Solanum lycopersicum chromosome 6, SLM_r2.1 genome has a window encoding:
- the LOC101245766 gene encoding uncharacterized protein has protein sequence MVQSSRQWHEKLPFALLGYRTTVHTSVGATPYSLVYGTEAVIPAEIEIPSLRIIVEAEIDDDEWIKTRLEQLSLIDEKCLTSVCHGQLYHKRMARAYNKKVHPRHFEEGQLVLRRILPHHAETKGKFSPNWRGPFVVKRVLPNGALYLADIEGKVTETVVNADAVKRYYI, from the coding sequence ATGGTGCAAAGTTCTCgacaatggcatgaaaagttgccttttgctttgttgggttatcgcACTACAGTCCATACGTCAGTGGGTGCTACCCCATATTCACTGGTATACGGGACTGAAGCAGTTATACCTGCAGAGATTGAGATCCCATCTTTACGAATCATTGTggaggctgaaattgatgatgatgaatggATCAAAACTCGCTTAGAGCAATTaagtttgattgatgagaagtgTCTGACATCAGTATGTCATGgacaattatatcataaaagaATGGCACGGGCATACAACAAAAAGGTGCATCCCAGACATTTTGAAGAGGGTCAATTAGTGTTGAGACGCATTTTGCCACATCATGCTGAAACCAaaggcaaattttctccaaattggaGAGGACCATTCGTTGTTAAAAGGGTATTACCCAATGGTGCTCTTTACTTAGCAGATATAGAAGGTAAAGTGACAGAAACGGTCGTCAATGCTGATGCTGTGAAAAGATACTACATATGA
- the LOC101246060 gene encoding uncharacterized protein encodes MDPLKYIFQKPMPTGKLAKWQIFLTEFDIIYITRTAMKAQALADHLAENPIDDEYEPLKTYFLDEEISCIDEVIHDNDQGWKLFFDGASNRKGVGIGAVLMSESGEYYPISAQLRFYCTNNMSEYKACILGLRLAVDMGIQNLLVLGDSDLLVHQIQGEWETRDPKLIPYQHCLQGLCQRFMSIKFRHIPRMHNEIADALATLSSMLQYPDDAHIDPLYIQIRDQHAYCNMIEEEFDGKPWFHDIKTYLQSGECPSDVTSNQKRSIRRLARGFFLSGGILYKKTPDLGLLRCVNAQEASTIMIEVHSGVCGPHMNGYVLAKKILRAGYYWLTMERDSIRFVRKCHECQIHGDLIHSPPSELHAMSAPWPFVAWGMDVIGPIEPKASNGTGSSWWPLIILQRGGSSNFQISDQEGRGGFHPF; translated from the coding sequence ATGGATccgttgaaatatatttttcaaaagcccATGCCCACAGGCAAGCTTGCGAAATGGCAAATATTTCTCACAGAGTTTGACATTATCTATATAACGCGGACCGCAATGAAAGCTCAAGCATTGGCAGATCATTTGGCAGAGAACCCTATTGATGACGAATATGAACCGCTTAAAACCTATTTTCTAGATGAAGAGATATCTTGTATCGATGAAGTTATTCACGATAACGATCAAGGTTGGAAGTTATTCTTTGATGGTGCGTCTAACAGGAAAGGAGTTGGAATAGGAGCTGTTCTTATGTCTGAATCAGGGGAATATTACCCTATATCAGCCCAACTTAGATTCTATTGTACTAATAATATGTCTGAGTACAAAGCGTGCATTTTGGGTCTGAGGTTAGCTGTTGACATGGGCATCCAAAATTTGTTAGTGTTAGGAGACTCAGACTTActagttcatcaaattcaaggagaatgggaaaCTCGAGACCCAAAGCTGATACCATATCAACATTGTTTACAAGGTCTTTGTCAACGATTCATGTCGATAAAGTTTAGACACATTCCCAGAATGCACAATGAGATTGCAGATGCATTGGCCACTTTGTCTTCGATGCTCCAATACCCTGATGACGCCCATATCGACCCTTTATACATACAAATTCGTGATCAACATGCCTATTGCAACATGATTGAGGAGGAATTTGATGGTAAGCCTTGGTTTCATGATATCAAAACTTATCTTCAGTCTGGAGAATGTCCGTCAGATGTAACTAGTAATCAAAAAAGGTCTATTCGACGACTAGCAAGGGGTTTTTTCTTAAGCGGAGGCATACTGTACAAGAAGACACCCGATTTAGGTCTTCTAAGGTGTGTAAATGCTCAAGAGGCTTCCACAATCATGATTGAAGTACACTCAGGAGTTTGTGGACCTCATATGAATGGATATGTTCTAGCCAAGAAAATACTTCGAGCAGGATATTATTGGCTCACCATGGAGCGGGATTCCATACGATTTGTTCGTAAATGTCATGAATGTCAAATACATGGTGATTTAATACATTCTCCCCCTTCTGAGTTGCATGCAATGTCGGCTCCTTGGCCTTTTGTGGCATGGGGAATGGATGTGATTGGACCGATAGAACCAAAAGCATCGAATGGCACAGGTTCATCTTGGTGGCCATTGATTATTTTACAAAGGGGTGGAAGCAGTAACTTTCAAATCAGTGACCAAGAAGGTCGTGGTGGATTTCATCCATTTTAA